From the Pseudorasbora parva isolate DD20220531a chromosome 2, ASM2467924v1, whole genome shotgun sequence genome, the window TCTCAACAGTTCCTGATTGCGCTTGGTTGGGAGACGTGTGGGTCTTCATGTGCATGGCTAACTGACAGGGCCGAGCGAACACCCGATTAGGGCAATGAGGGCAACGGCACTGCATCTGGGTTTCTTCTGTTTTTTTCTTGCGTCGATCACGTACAGTAGCTCTGTTTTCTGGTTCTTTATCACTGCTAGTGTGGTCGCTATCAGAAGTTATGCCCCCTGGCTCTTCCTCTCGGTCTGGTGCTAGCCGTTTGGGTGATGCACTACTCCTGCTGGTCTGCTCAGAGCAATCCGACAGTTCCTCCACAATTTCTCTTGATAGCTGCgtgtgagagaaaaaaacatttatgtgtTATAATATGGTACAAATAATATAGTATATTATTtaagtaaataataaataaataatatggtATGGAGACAAATCTACCATATTAGTACCTCCTCAATTTATAATTACAGAACacgattttttgtttgtttttctgtacattctaaaaaaaaaaaaatctatatttaaaaaaaaatctgatattAAATGTCCATATTGTCAAAATACGTTTAAAATAACACCAAAAATGTACTAAATTAATTTATGCACCACAATGCATTGCACGGTATGAAAAATGGAGATTAACGTTGACACTCAAATGACACACCTTAAATGTAAATACAGGGGAACTGAGCATATACAATTAAATATACAATGCCGGCTGATATGGAAGTTTAAAGATAAAATGCTTATAAGTTCGTAATAACTTATATGTCCTGTTATATGGTACCCTAgtgaatttattttaatgtcTTTGCCAAATGccatttgcaaaatattttactacttaaagctgctgtccataactttttttgtgttcaagatttacaaaaattatataatgagaatgtacaacatgaatccattttccgaaccgtgtttttgtcttaccctgaatcattatggtatacttataataagtatttatattgggactatttctgGCCAGACTGGTAGGGTACCACTGCgaaggagcacagtccctgcgtgactcgccatagatgtaaacagagagaagtagctccggctacaatgttcttccgcaagatgcatgcagttctgtttattaaccactagagtgcaaaaagttttggactgcagctttaaaattACAAATTTCAAAGTGAATCTGTATATTCAATGTGAAAAACGAAGGGTGGGGCTTAAATTAATAACAGAATGCTTCTGTATAACATACATCACAATAACACCAAAAATTAAAAGGGTTTTTGATGTCATGTCAGCTTAAACACCATGCTGATGTTTACCTGAGAGAGGCTATGAAGTTTCCTCTTTTTCTTATTGTCACCGTAGAAGAACGCCTTGCGCCGACGGTACTTGTATGGCCTCTCAGTGGAATGGATCCGCATATGAATCATCAGCCTCTGTTCCTTTCCAAAGACTTTACCACAGTCTGGACAGGCAAATGACATCCTCTGCCTTCTGTTCTGGCCTCTCCAGTGCCTGACCCTGGTGCTACCCGAAGTTGGATCAAAGTCCAGGGGGGCCATGTAACTTTGGGCAGAGTCCCAGGTCATACCGTCTGCCAGGCCATAGGTAATACCAGTACTTGTCCCAGCAATGTCAGATCCCTGATCAGTGCGTTGAGGTAATGTGCTGGCACTGTACAGGGGGTGATCAGTAGTCTCGGTTTTGATTACAAGCCCTTCTGACTCTTGTCCAGAACCAAAGTTGACAGCGCAGTCACCTTGCTGGGATGGATTGGACTCGTCTTGGGTGGAAAGCGTAATGGGTTCAGATGGGCCTGAGaatttaaagaaaacaaacagcaCCCATTTTATAAGATCAATTGCGATTTGTTTTCAACCTACGAAAGTAAGTAGCTGTAGGTAAAATGTTCAAATTTAAACCAAAAAGAAATGCAAGTTAATGGCAATTTGTTCATTGACGGTAGATGTTTTATTTCCTGTGGACTCTAGAGGGGGCATCTCTGTTCTGCGCGCGCCCTGGACGTTTTGGAGCGAAAACAACAGGGAAACACAGAATTACTTCGGCCTAATGTAGCTTCAAGCAATCTTATGGTTCTGATGGCAAACATTTACACTTCCTGTATAATGATCATGCATTGCTGTGGAAGACAAGAAGCTGAATGCACGCAGATAATCTAACCAAAACTAAGTCCACGGTATAGTGCACAGGCTGAAAAGCGCAAAACTATGTAACAACTAGCAACCATATACCCTCAAAGCCATTATCATGTCTTGTTATCAGTCTTTCAcaatatttttcattaaaaactAACGTTACATTGATCCAGGCCTGTCGTCATACCTGGCCAGTCCGCTGGATTTGCCCCCTGCATCCATCGGAGCCTCCGTCTCAGAACCTCGTTTTCTTTCCGTGCCCGGATCGTCTCTTCCTCGTACTCCAGCACCGTACCGCCGACCATCTCCATGATCTGTTCCACCGCGGCCATCAGACGCTCGTTCAGCGCGCGGTGCAGAAGCTGCAGTTTCGTCATTATGGATGTTTTATCTTTGCAATTCCGCAGCaaagaaaaaacactgaaaCAGCTAACTATTCCCGGCCCCGGCCCGTTGCATGAGCGGATGCTTTTCGCCTCCAAATAGCCCCAAAAAAGCAAACAGGAAACAATTGACTGCCACCTACTGCACAGGAGACATTTCAGCTGTTCAGCTGCAGAGCAGAAGCCATATGCAAATTATTGGTGGAGGGAGGCAAACCTTGCGACAGTAAGTCAACACAAAACCGACACAAACGCTGTTCTTTTTATATACAAGTAAAAACACGTTTTCAACATGTTAGACTAGATTCTGTGGCTAAACTGGGTCACAAATAACTTTGTGAGCGGTTGGGAGGTCAGATATGCTGTAGCTAGGgtttttcaaactggggtctggGGACCTAAACGGGGTTCTTATGGGGGCCCTATGGTTCAGAGAGAAAGGttgtaataaatgtatttattttatttatttatttatttttttttgggggggggggtgttacaTGAATTGCTCTTCGGTTTGTTTTATGTTTCTCTTCAGGTTTATAAATCTGTAggttaaaaaatacagtttcaACATAATagaaagtatttttaattaaaagataagtacattttgactttataaaaTATAGTTAAGAATCTGGTCCCTCGTTAATTTTATTATATCTACATATTACAAAACACTTAGTCTTACAATTATTTTAGACTATATTGAGCGAGCTGTGCTGGAGGTACCACTGCATAAGATGAACCTCCACAGATAGTGCCCCGATAATTGTCTTTCCgtttaataatacaaaatgagTAGGGTAGAGAATCTTAGTGGGGTCCCATCATCACAGATCCCAACCCGACATACCAGGCTTGTCCCCCCTGACGAACCAAAAAAATAACCATCATGGTAACCACTCCTCACTAACTGGAATTATTACTGCTTTTAACCTATAGTAACTTGGTATTAGTCACTAACGcagtcaaaataattaattaacagAAATATTTTGAAAGCTTCTTACACCGTTTGAAGAACTGAACTTTAATTCAGTTTTACAATAGTAACAATTACTCTAGTAACTATGGTATCTACATGTTTAATGGTTAACATGAAATTTACATTGATGGACCTTTGCATAAATTATTTAGTTGTGAAAAAATTATGGAAGGTTAGATAGAACTTCAATGAACCTGGATAGAGCCTACAGAGGGACAGAAGACTAGACAATGAAATAGGAAtgaaattaacaaaacaaatgGAGTAccaataaaaatgcaatacacTAACATACTaagaaaatacaacaaaaaaacattttaaaaaaatccattaTTAGCAACAAATGAATAATTAAGACAATTATAGGATATTTATGACATAATTACGGCATAATTATCATACTACCAGTAGAAGAGTCATTATACATGCATTTACTGCAGTGTTAGTAACTGATGATTCAGTGCTTGAACTGACGTTTGGGAAAACAATATGTACTAAATGAcaagaaagtaaaatatttccATGATAAGGCAACATTAGCTGTGCATCCCCAAGTTATGCACACATACGGTTCTGATATATTCAGATACAAAAACTGATGTCAAATTACATTTCATCTAGTTTATTGGTAGTTACATACGGCAAAGTTCCTCATTTACACGTGTTTGACAGTCATGATCTTCTCAAATTACATGATTTTCCTCTAAcaattttaaaagtttaaataaGGTACTATTCAGTCTACCACACTGATTCATATCTTAATGtactattttatatttaactCCTCTCAGTGATTCCCACAGTCACTGAAAACCTGAAATTTAAAAATCATGATTTGTAGGCCTGGAAAAAGAAtagaaattaataaaatattaaaagtcATTCCTTTCGAGTGAATATACATGTTTATAGTTATACACTGCCTAAAAATATGTCAGGCAAGGTACTGCTCTCTGTGGAGTATTTATAATACTCAACATCAGTCTGGAAGTGTGGCAACTCATGGTACAAAACACAAACATGATGAAGCCATTCTTAGGGTATTTTTTGGCATACTGGAGACATTTGTGCACACATATTGCCTGGAAAATCATAGAAATGTTAGTCAAACAGCATATCGGCCTTCGGTGGTTTTTATGTAACATGGAAGCTTCTAATATACTtggtaaaattataaatatccCAATATATCTAATGAAAATCAAGCTCTCTATCACAAAGACAGGTTCTTTCTCGAGGGGTGCCTGCAGCGATCCGTCAACAATGACACACTCGTCACTCAGTGGACAGCTGTTGGTCGTCTTCTAGCGTATGCGCTGCTTGTTCTTCATTGAGTCTCTGGCATGTGCGCTCATGTCTCCTCATGTTCCCGCTCTGGCTGAAGGTTTTTGAGCACCAGTTGCAGCGGTAAGGCCGTTCTCCAGTGTGTGTGCGCATATGCATCCGAAGGTAGTCAAACTTGGAGAAGTTTCTGCCGCACCAATGACAGATGAAGGATCTATCGTGCAATTTCTTGTGGAGCTGCAGCTTTGCAAAATCCTTCAACTGCCTTCCACATTTATTACACTTATATTGCCCTTCATTATCCTGATCTTTTGCTAAAGCCCTCCTAGGTTTGGTGAATCGTGTGCGAAGGCGATCCATTCGTTGTCTTCTGAGCATGGCTGAAGTGTCACTGGCTGTTCTCAGCTGGTGAGTGGATTCTGAGTCGTGGCACGGAACGGCATGGGCAGGGGTAGTAGTAACCGAAGATGTTATTGTGATGATGGTGTCCTCGGGCTCGACCTTAATCCTTGGTGTTGAAGCAGTGGGCGAGGTCACATCCCACGTCTCATCCGTACTTGAGCTGTCGAACTGAGGAATGAGTCGTTGTCCGCCTGCATTTTTTTGAAGCGCTGCCTCCCTGTCATCTGCCTCCGTCTTACAGACTGAAACGGCATCTACCATGCGTGGCTTTAGTTCACTAGGTAACTCTTGATCTTGGTCTTCGGACTCTGTTTGCTGATCCTCTAGGTCTTCTGATTCGACTGGAGACCTGTACCCATGTGATGGCAATTCTGTAGGTGAGACTTCATTAGGAGACACATAGTGGACTTGTCCTGTATGGTGAAAGCAAGAAAGGATGATATTTATTAGTTGCAGTATTGGTCATTTTGAGAGAAGCTATGGTTATTCAtgaaatgcattacaatataaaCATGTCAGTTCTAAACAACAGGGATGTACAGAGTGACCTATTTGGGAGTGGAACTAAATATTTGTAACGGCTGAACGTTTTATCCAATTAAAACCTGTTTGACATGCTTGGTGTCATAGTTAAAAGCGCTACTGTGGAATTAGATTTCACATAAGCATTCAAAGTAACACATTGCTTCTTTCATCAAGATAACAAACACTTAGGGGTCgttatatttttattgtttgaatCAGATCACATTTCAAGTACTAAATAATTTTAAgcaatttaacattttaaaggtgtcataaactggctttttaatttttttatactgttgtctgaggtcaactaatgatgtttgtgtggtttttacatttaaaaacatcataactaataagtaatagactattttctacactggttttgaggctctctcctgaacgctgggttttgatgggcgtttcactggagacttggaagtaaacgcccatggctaggattggataagatatAATAATTGAATAtgtaatgagcttcagctcccctgtcagagTCCCtctcacatgagggaggggttgttttgaaagcggcaaccagaatgattcaagtacatctttatcaaacaaacaatgatttatttctcatccacccgtgactgagtggactattatttttgtattgcatAGCTCGCACAATCGttcgatataagcgtgaaccttcgcacccttcaaatgtcaagtcaatagaatagcagaacaagaaaggaatattatgagattcattAGCCTGCCAacgggcttacgttttggtagcccgtcttgaaaacacacagccccaggacgctgggctttgcgagcccagGCCCATACATGTCCAGAGTCCagtgtgctaaaggtatgttctgttagacacgtacacataagcaaaacgatctataacaatgcaatattattaaatataaaaaacacattttactcacataagtgtgttacACCATTCCTCCTGTCGGACCAAATATAgaagcacagcattgtgttttaatctcaatatgtctacAAATCCAGCATTgcctgagatttgtttacaatcGATTTTAAACAAATTTTGTTACAATCGACTTGAAATTAAGTGAACACCATGTCTTCATCATGTCAGCTGGACATAGTGGTCAaacacacattcctaatattatgatccgaaggaagcttattcagagactgtgttcttccacaaccaggaatagcgcaatatcttgctatattcaTATATTATGGCTAATGGGATCTTTAGTACTGAACTAAAGAGTAATGTACTAAACTATCAGAGTACTGAACtacacatgcttattattctATAGAGGCGTGTTTCGTCAGTCGAAGATGTAAAGATGCGAACACAAtagttttctgggcctggtgtctataaaagcttttctttaaataacaaagaacttttcagctctgaaacttacaggataatcttatattaccatgaactttatatatatatatatatatatatatatatatatatatatatatatatcaaaagctcaaggaaaagttgatttctcaattcatcacccctttaaaagcaAAACTGTTCTTCATCATTCTCAAATTCTatgtctttagtgtcacatgatcctttagaaatcattctatgatattttatacatttatgatCAAGATGCATTCTTATTCTTGTTTAAAACACTtcgtttgtgtttttgtagAAACAGTGATACTTTTTTTACTAGATGAATGcagttgggggaaaaaaagtattttgaatACACAGCTTTAGTTTCGACAAATTTAATGTGTCCATCCTGAATAAGAGAATGAATTTCTTCGTGGGGGTAGTAATAACCCTGAATATGGTCAGAAAATGTATGATTACAGTTGTATACCTGTACATACCTGATTAGTGtgatttcatatatatatgtgtgtgtgtgtgtgtgtgtggttgtttttttattggaaTTTCTTTTCCACTCTCTCACCTCACTAGTCTTGTCGTATCTAGCAATCAAAATATAACAAtcctaataaaacattttaataaagcctATATAGAATTCTAATGAATTGCTAAATCTTGTATTTTTACCAGCGCTAATAATTTCACATCAACAAAATTACTTTACATAGTTTataaattacaacaacaaaaagtgaAAAAGATAAATTAACATGGTTTTGTGGTGGGCTGGTCAAGTTTTCATAACATCTTTCCTATATTTTCTTTCCGTGTGGCCCTGCAGCGGTAGctactgctctctctctctctctctctctctctctctctctctctctctctctctctctctctgtatatatatatatatattgatagtGTTGTACGTTTGTAATTGCTGGATACGACAGAAATGGGCTAGAACAGTGAGGTAAGGAAAACGTAGAGGGATATAAATGACGTCTACGCTTCTGTTACTATTAAATTGCTTTTGACGGGAAAATGCACCCAACCTGGGTGTTTAAGTGTGAATTTACCGTTTAAATTTGGCTCATTCCTCCTCAGCACATCCCTTAGCTGTTGTTTCAGCTTCTCGTTTTCTAATCGTGTTTGGGCTGTTTCCTTTTGATATTCCTTAACCGTCGCTTCCACCTCAAACCAAATCTCACGGATGACAGTTGACATTCGCTTCACCAAGTGAGAATGTAACTTATCTAATCTTGACATTTTACAAAAGTATAAAACGAAAACAAATTCGACAAAACACGGGAGTAAAAGCAACTCAATACActtgcttcttcttcttcttcttcttcttcttctgtggaTTTATTGTCGGGCTGCAAACCAACTGAAAAGGTGCATACCGCCACCTACTGTGCTGGAGTATGAACAAAAGTTGATATACGGAAGATTTTCCATATTCTGTATTTCAGGACACTATTCCTAAAGAACGTCATTAATGCTGTAATTTTTCTACCAAACTCTATTcctgtctttaaaatattgaatatgGTAAAATCTGTAATACCCAATGATTCCATATCTCTAAGCTCAATTATTtcttgttcatttttttttacatctagGCTAATCAAAACATAGGCTATTCTACAGTTTTCATTTCCTGGCATACATTACAAAAACTCGAGTTGTGTTTACCCATGATACGACCCATTCTTAATcttgtaaatataataaattccTTTCTATTTATATTATGactaatttaaatgttttatattattttgtattctaTAAAAATGTCTTAGCCTACTTTCTTACACGAGTCCCAGTATTTCTGCCATTTGCCCCCATaagcttgttgaatcaatgacTTCCCCTTCTGCCCTGCTTAAAGGGACTGCTTTGTTAATATTATCCACTTTGAGTGTTTCCTTGTCCATTTTATCCATTTCGTTACCCTGTATCCCAACATGTGCTGGTAAAAACTGCACTAcaattcataatggtcttaatctaaataaaataatcagaaATTATGTCAGTATGTCTTTCCTACATGATTGAACGGTTTGCAAAGCTTAAAATTGATGCCAATGGATCTGAACAAATTAAGACGTTCCTCTTAGAGTTTGTCCTCCTCAAACCATCATGCCATTGCCATCTGAATGGCAACGAAATCTGCTGTATACACTGAAGTTGCATCAGTCAGTCTTGCTTTGTTCCCACTTTTAAGTTCTGGTACATAAAATGCTGCACTCAGGGCCGGCCCGTGGgcgatatttttttccccaggaCAGggcgtaatgatttttatactgtaaaaaatgtattttctatcctctacactgcccctgctcctaaacctacccatcacaggaaacattctgcatttttactttctaaaaaaatgcatcctgcatgatttataagcattttgaaaagtggggccaatgccctcatatttcaccctctccttgtaatacctgtgtcatacccatgtccaTGGGCGAGGCTAGCCCCATTTTAGGGGTGCTTCAGCACCCCTAAAAAGGAGCTCAGCACCCCTAAAACTTGGAGTAAGAAATTgggttatttaaattttttgtaaGTCTTTTAAACGTTAAATAATGTCCAAAACATTCTCCGTAGTTTGTGGTTTAAAATATATGTGTTAAGGAGGAAAATGAAAACATCCCCGCATAGCAAATGGTGTCatcctcttctcttctctaGGGTAGTGTGTCTCTAGGTTGGTGGCAGTGGGGCTCATTGGGTGCTCAGCACCCCTAAAGCTCTGACCCTAGAATCGCCCCTGCCCATGTCATtaaacacatttgtgtcctcatatgtcacaaaacatgcacacacacacacacacacacacacacacacacacacacacacacacatacacacacacacacacacacacacacaattactagTATGTTTAATATGCACTAAAACTGTCTATTACTATAGCAACTTTTATTACTTGCAATGTTAGGTTCACAAGAAATAAAATCTGTCATATGTGAATCATACTGTGGTGTCTCTTCTATGAAATTGTGaacttgaaatataaatctgaagACACGgacatatagcgcttttcttaGTATGTTGGATTGACTTCGTTTACTTCTGTtgtaaagaaagacgatcaaaacAGACTAGCTGACAGCCTGCCATGAACGTGAGAAATATAACCAATCGGAGGAGATATGGGAGGCCGTTTCAGCATAAAAACGTTCCAGCGTTACTCGTCgtaataatatttttactagtaacaattcaattaaagagctctataattcaatttttactagtaacaattatgattgtagagctctcgaattcaattgttactagtaacaattatgattgtagagctctctaattgtattattactagtaacaattccaattagagagctctacaattcatttattactagtcatatgtctccattgacttccatacaTTTTTAATCATAGAGCTCTGTAAtccaattgttactagtaacaattacaattgtagagctctctaattgaattcttactagtaacaattacaattatagagctctgtaattcaattgttactagtaacaattacgaTTAGAGAGATCtctaattgtattattactagtaacaattcaattagagagctctataattcaatTATAGAGCTCTGCAATTACACATATCCTTAATGtgcatttttactagtaataaatcatttgaagagctctgtaattcaattgttactagtaaatattcaattagagagctctacaattgtaattgttactagtaacaattgaattacagagctctataaataaaa encodes:
- the zgc:66443 gene encoding zinc finger protein 397, translating into MSRLDKLHSHLVKRMSTVIREIWFEVEATVKEYQKETAQTRLENEKLKQQLRDVLRRNEPNLNGQVHYVSPNEVSPTELPSHGYRSPVESEDLEDQQTESEDQDQELPSELKPRMVDAVSVCKTEADDREAALQKNAGGQRLIPQFDSSSTDETWDVTSPTASTPRIKVEPEDTIITITSSVTTTPAHAVPCHDSESTHQLRTASDTSAMLRRQRMDRLRTRFTKPRRALAKDQDNEGQYKCNKCGRQLKDFAKLQLHKKLHDRSFICHWCGRNFSKFDYLRMHMRTHTGERPYRCNWCSKTFSQSGNMRRHERTCQRLNEEQAAHTLEDDQQLSTE